A genome region from Populus alba chromosome 3, ASM523922v2, whole genome shotgun sequence includes the following:
- the LOC118037973 gene encoding golgin candidate 5, translating into MAWFSGKVSLGNFPDLAGAVNKLSESVKNIEKNFDTALGFEDKSDSSSTSEASGLWPVMSFMGNKSEDSTVESSGKTVSPQKLSIVEEKESQNSDNQQTTSAEENQMLERKKDDEHPEIAEKKDDVISDTGKAELESEIQSETKAVEPPEPVVHDVKVSESVDDVQGKEISEEGCAENLDTLEVRSEASRVDEVEAPSILHDKSHNVSHTPDSTDEQETQAEETVEQSSTIQAEASNEPQPEALNDVQAQASTDSLAEASSDTQAGAVLDSSSSQPVSAEVSEMVHEFSLSDASPLDEASEIVSGSVSQADDVHNQTVGGDKQVNDGEINIKDQHLSLRSNISDSVDSTLELEKVKTEMKMMETALQGAARQAQAKADEIAKLMNENEHLKIVIEELKRKSNDAEIESLREEYHQRVATLERKVYALTRERDTLRREHNKKSDAAALLKEKDEIINQVMAEGEELSKKQAAQESTIRKLRAQIRELEEEKKGLMTKVQVEENKVESIKKDKTATENLLQETIEKHQAELSAQKVYYTNALSAAKEAEALAEARANNEARTELESRLREAEERETMLVQALEELRQTLSRKEQQAVFREEMLRRDVEDLQKRYQASERRCEELITQVPDSTRPLLRQIEAMQETTARRAEAWAAVERSLNSRLQEAEAKAADAEERERSVNERLSQTLSRINVLEAQISCLRSEQTQLSRSLEKERQRAAENRQEYLAAKEEADTQEGRANQLEGQIKELRQKHKAELHDALIHRELLQQEIEREKAARLELERTAHIHSASASDKTPIARSNSAFENGNLTRKLSSASSLGSIEESYFLQASLDTSDSLSERRNPGEATMSPYYMKSMTPSAFESALRQKEGELASYMSRLASMESIRDSLAEELVKMTSQCEKLQAESALLPGVRAELDALRRRHSAALELMGERDEELEELRADIVDLKEMYREQVNLLVNKIQILSTSSGNA; encoded by the exons CTTCGGGATTATGGCCGGTAATGTCCTTTATGGGGAACAAAAGTGAGGATAGTACTGTTGAATCGTCAGGGAAAACTGTATCTCCACAGAAATTGTCTATTGTTGAGGAGAAAGAGTCTCAAAATTCTGACAACCAACAAACCACATCTGCTGAAGAAAATCAAATGCTCGAGAGGAAAAAAGATGATGAGCATCCAGAGATTGCTGAGAAAAAAGATGATGTCATTTCAGATACTGGCAAAGCTGAACTTGAATCTGAAATTCAATCAGAGACTAAGGCTGTTGAACCTCCTGAGCCAGTTGTCCATGATGTTAAAGTATCAGAATCAGTTGACGATGTGCAGGGAAAAGAGATTTCGGAGGAGGGCTGTGCTGAAAATTTAGATACATTGGAGGTCAGATCAGAAGCTTCCAGGGTTGATGAAGTTGAGGCTCCTTCCATCTTGCATGACAAGTCACATAATGTGTCTCATACTCCTGATAGCACAGATGAACAAGAGACACAAGCTGAGGAGACTGTAGAGCAAAGTTCTACTATTCAAGCTGAGGCATCAAATGAACCGCAACCTGAGGCATTGAATGATGTGCAAGCTCAGGCATCAACTGATAGCCTAGCTGAGGCATCAAGTGATACCCAAGCTGGAGCTGTGCTTGATTCATCCAGTTCACAGCCTGTTAGTGCTGAAGTGAGTGAAATGGTTCATGAATTTTCCCTATCTGATGCATCTCCCCTAGATGAGGCTTCAGAAATTGTTTCTGGATCGGTTTCCCAGGCAGATGATGTCCACAATCAGACAGTTGGAGGGGACAAGCAAGTCAATGATGGTGAAATTAACATTAAAGATCAACACTTGAGTTTGAGGTCGAATATATCAGACTCTGTAGATTCCACGCTTGAACTAGAGAAGGTGAAGACTGAGATGAAAATGATGGAAACTGCACTACAAGGTGCTGCAAGGCAAGCTCAG GCGAAGGCTGATGAGATTGCGAAGTTGATGAATGAAAATGAGCACCTGAAAATTGTTATTGAGGAATTGAAG AGAAAATCTAATGATGCAGAAATTGAGTCTTTGAGAGAGGAATACCATCAAAGGGTTGCAACTCTTGAAAGAAAG GTTTATGCTCTTACAAGGGAAAGAGATACACTCAGGAGAgagcataataaaaaaagtgatgCAGCTGCTCTTCTGAAGGAAAAGGATGAAATCATTAATCAGGTTATGGCTGAAG GTGAAGAGCTTTCAAAAAAGCAGGCTGCTCAAGAATCTACTATTAGAAAATTAAGAGCTCAG ATTagagaacttgaagaagaaaagaaaggtttgATGACCAAAGTTCAG GTGGAAGAAAATAAAGTAGAGAGTATAAAAAAGGACAAGACAGCTACAGAGAATTTGCTGCAAGAAACAATAGAAAAACACCAAGCAGAGCTTTCAGCGCAGAAAGTTTATTATACTAACGCCTTATCTGCGGCCAAGGAGGCTGAAGCATTAGCAGAGGCGCGTGCTAATAATGAAGCCAGAACCGAATTAGAGAGTCGTCTAAGAGAAGCAGAGGAACGCGAGACTATGCTAGTTCAGGCACTTGAAGAATTAAGACAAACCTTGAGTAGAAAGGAGCAGCAG GCCGTTTTTAGAGAGGAAATGCTACGCAGGGACGTTGAAGATCTTCAAAAACGTTATCAA GCAAGTGAGCGCCGTTGTGAGGAGTTGATTACTCAAGTTCCAGATTCTACCAGGCCTCTCCTAAGGCAGATTGAAGCCATGCAG GAAACAACAGCAAGAAGGGCCGAGGCCTGGGCTGCTGTGGAGAGATCTCTAAACTCTCGACTACAG GAAGCCGAAGCGAAAGCTGCTGATGCTGAGGAAAGAGAGCGCTCTGTGAATGAACGCTTGTCTCAAACCTTATCTCGAATTAATGTTCTTGAAGCACAG ATTTCTTGTCTCAGGTCTGAACAAACACAGTTAAGTAGGTCCCTTGAAAAGGAGAGGCAGAGAGCAGCTGAAAACAGGCAGGAATACCTTGCAGCCAAGGAGGAAGCTGACACTCAAGAAGGTCGTGCAAATCAACTTGAAGGACAAATTAAGGAACTGAGGCAGAAACACAAGGCAGAGTTACATGATGCACTAATACACCGAGAACTTCTACAACAG gAAATTGAAAGAGAGAAAGCTGCTCGGTTGGAGTTGGAGAGGACAGCTCACATCCATTCTGCTTCTGCATCTGATAAAACTCCTATTGCAAGGAGCAACTCTGCTTTTGAGAATG GAAACTTAACCCGAAAGCTCTCCAGTGCTAGTAGCTTGGGCAGCATTGAGGAGAGCTATTTTCTGCAAGCATCTTTAGACACATCCGACAGTCTTTCTGAACGGAGGAATCCTGGAGAGGCAACCATGAGTCCTTACTACATGAAGAGCATGACACCTAGTGCTTTCGAATCTGCCCTTCGTCAGAAAGAGGGTGAACTTGCATCGTATATGTCTCGTTTg GCATCCATGGAATCTATCCGTGACTCTCTCGCAGAAGAGTTGGTCAAAATGACATCACAG TGTGAGAAATTACAGGCAGAGTCTGCCCTTTTGCCTGGTGTCCGGGCAGAACTAGATGCACTGAGGAGAAGGCACTCTGCTGCCCTGGAGTTAATGGGTGAACGTGATGAGGAA TTGGAGGAACTTCGTGCTGATATTGTAGACTTGAAAGAAATGTACAGAGAGCAAGTAAATTTGCTTGTGAATAAG ATCCAAATATTAAGTACATCCTCTGGCAATGCCTGA